A single Branchiostoma floridae strain S238N-H82 chromosome 11, Bfl_VNyyK, whole genome shotgun sequence DNA region contains:
- the LOC118426709 gene encoding mucin-5AC-like isoform X1: MEVQSDFATAEMASLLVPALLALMSCCCVVTGQTTTCVPVTTTQLVCTTTPGPITTIGATTNLPTTTTVTTTTEEITTAATTEVPTTIASTTTMDEATTTASTTTTDLTTNAVSTTTPAEPTTTASATTTGVATTTDTITTDLTTNIASTPSNLATTTVSTTAADEPTTIITTSATTPEVPTTVASTTPTEVPTTTASKTSTEVPTTTASKTTTGLLTATTDSATTAKIATTTSAAASDVTTSDVTTRSASTAVASTATAALSSTTTGAITAASTTVTTAADGSSAMTGDVTTTAGATATSTTADTATPDGTSTMADTPDGTSTTAGVTETSTIAGTASPGGASTAAGTATPDGASTTAGTATPDGTSTAGETATMDNTSFAAGTATLDGTSTAGETATMDSTSTDAGVPTTDAMLPSAGSSSSCFVCSADNTTAVNDTCLVGPMMAMSQPCPVGVCITILREDTNGTILLFERRCHIAACTDDNSDGVFSSTAGGETEYQKCCDDAANCNTISYNELRGTAARAVTSMAAVLISVITVSAL, encoded by the exons ATGGAAGTGCAATCCGACTTCGCTACAGCTG AAATGGCGTCCCTACTGGTGCCTGCCTTGCTGGCTCTGATGTCATGCTGTTGCGTAGTTACAG GACAAACAACCACATGTGTTCCTGTCACAACTACGCAACTTGTGTGTACAACCACTCCTGGGCCGATTACCACCATCGGAGCAACTACTAATTTGCCAACAACGACAACTGTTACAACCACTACTGAGGAGATAACCACCGCTGCCACAACTGAGGTGCCAACTACTATTGCCAGTACAACCACAATGGACGAGGCAACTACCACCGCCAGTACAACTACAACCGACTTGACAACAAACGCTGTCAGTACAACAACCCCAGCTGAGCCAACTACCACTGCCAGTGCAACTACAACCGGCGTGGCAACAACCACCGACACTATTACAACCGACTTGACAACAAACATCGCCAGTACACCATCCAATTTGGCAACAACCACTGTCAGCACAACTGCGGCGGACGAGCCAACTACCATTATCACTACCAGTGCGACTACACCTGAAGTGCCAACCACCGTTGCCAGTACAACTCCAACTGAAGTGCCAACTACCACTGCCAGTAAAACTTCAACTGAAGTGCCAACCACCACAGCCAGTAAAACTACAACCGGCTTGTTAACAGCAACCACTGACAGTGCAACAACAGCCAAAATAGCAACCACTACAAGTGCAGCTGCAAGTGACGTTACTACAAGTGACGTGACTACACGTAGCGCCTCAACTGCCGTTGCCAGTACAGCCACTGCAGCCTTATCTTCCACCACTACTGGTGCAATTACAGCGGCCAGTACAACCGTTACAACGGCTGCTGATGGATCATCGGCCATGACAGGAGATGTAACTACAACTGCTGGAGCGACTGCAACATCTACCACGGCTGATACAGCTACTCCTGATGGAACATCTACCATGGCTGATACTCCTGATGGAACATCTACCACCGCTGGAGTGACTGAAACTTCTACCATCGCTGGTACAGCTTCTCCTGGTGGAGCATCTACCGCCGCTGGTACAGCTACTCCTGATGGAGCATCTACGACCGCTGGTACAGCTACTCCTGATGGAACGTCTACAGCTGGAGAGACAGCTACCATGGACAACACATCTTTCGCCGCTGGTACAGCTACCCTTGATGGTACATCTACAGCGGGAGAGACAGCTACCATGGACAGCACATCTACCGACGCTGGCGTGCCTACTACTGACGCCATGCTCCCTTCAGCTGGTTCG TCGTCGAGCTGTTTCGTCTGCAGTGCAGACAACACCACTGCTGTAAATGACACATGCCTGGTCGGACCGATGATGGCGATGTCCCAGCCTTGTCCTGTCGGAGTCTGCATT ACCATCCTGCGGGAAGACACAAACGGCACCATCCTCCTGTTTGAGCGGAGGTGTCACATCGCTGCCTGTACTGACGACAACTCAGACGGCGTGTTCTCCAGCACGGCCGGGGGAGAGACGGAGTACCAGAAGTGCTGTGATGACGCCGCTAACTGCAACACCATCAGTTATAACGAGCTGAGAGGAACAGCGGCCAGGGCAGTCACCAGCATGGCTGCCGTCTTGATCAGTGTCATCACAGTTTCGGCTCTGTAA
- the LOC118426709 gene encoding mucin-5AC-like isoform X2 produces MASLLVPALLALMSCCCVVTGQTTTCVPVTTTQLVCTTTPGPITTIGATTNLPTTTTVTTTTEEITTAATTEVPTTIASTTTMDEATTTASTTTTDLTTNAVSTTTPAEPTTTASATTTGVATTTDTITTDLTTNIASTPSNLATTTVSTTAADEPTTIITTSATTPEVPTTVASTTPTEVPTTTASKTSTEVPTTTASKTTTGLLTATTDSATTAKIATTTSAAASDVTTSDVTTRSASTAVASTATAALSSTTTGAITAASTTVTTAADGSSAMTGDVTTTAGATATSTTADTATPDGTSTMADTPDGTSTTAGVTETSTIAGTASPGGASTAAGTATPDGASTTAGTATPDGTSTAGETATMDNTSFAAGTATLDGTSTAGETATMDSTSTDAGVPTTDAMLPSAGSSSSCFVCSADNTTAVNDTCLVGPMMAMSQPCPVGVCITILREDTNGTILLFERRCHIAACTDDNSDGVFSSTAGGETEYQKCCDDAANCNTISYNELRGTAARAVTSMAAVLISVITVSAL; encoded by the exons ATGGCGTCCCTACTGGTGCCTGCCTTGCTGGCTCTGATGTCATGCTGTTGCGTAGTTACAG GACAAACAACCACATGTGTTCCTGTCACAACTACGCAACTTGTGTGTACAACCACTCCTGGGCCGATTACCACCATCGGAGCAACTACTAATTTGCCAACAACGACAACTGTTACAACCACTACTGAGGAGATAACCACCGCTGCCACAACTGAGGTGCCAACTACTATTGCCAGTACAACCACAATGGACGAGGCAACTACCACCGCCAGTACAACTACAACCGACTTGACAACAAACGCTGTCAGTACAACAACCCCAGCTGAGCCAACTACCACTGCCAGTGCAACTACAACCGGCGTGGCAACAACCACCGACACTATTACAACCGACTTGACAACAAACATCGCCAGTACACCATCCAATTTGGCAACAACCACTGTCAGCACAACTGCGGCGGACGAGCCAACTACCATTATCACTACCAGTGCGACTACACCTGAAGTGCCAACCACCGTTGCCAGTACAACTCCAACTGAAGTGCCAACTACCACTGCCAGTAAAACTTCAACTGAAGTGCCAACCACCACAGCCAGTAAAACTACAACCGGCTTGTTAACAGCAACCACTGACAGTGCAACAACAGCCAAAATAGCAACCACTACAAGTGCAGCTGCAAGTGACGTTACTACAAGTGACGTGACTACACGTAGCGCCTCAACTGCCGTTGCCAGTACAGCCACTGCAGCCTTATCTTCCACCACTACTGGTGCAATTACAGCGGCCAGTACAACCGTTACAACGGCTGCTGATGGATCATCGGCCATGACAGGAGATGTAACTACAACTGCTGGAGCGACTGCAACATCTACCACGGCTGATACAGCTACTCCTGATGGAACATCTACCATGGCTGATACTCCTGATGGAACATCTACCACCGCTGGAGTGACTGAAACTTCTACCATCGCTGGTACAGCTTCTCCTGGTGGAGCATCTACCGCCGCTGGTACAGCTACTCCTGATGGAGCATCTACGACCGCTGGTACAGCTACTCCTGATGGAACGTCTACAGCTGGAGAGACAGCTACCATGGACAACACATCTTTCGCCGCTGGTACAGCTACCCTTGATGGTACATCTACAGCGGGAGAGACAGCTACCATGGACAGCACATCTACCGACGCTGGCGTGCCTACTACTGACGCCATGCTCCCTTCAGCTGGTTCG TCGTCGAGCTGTTTCGTCTGCAGTGCAGACAACACCACTGCTGTAAATGACACATGCCTGGTCGGACCGATGATGGCGATGTCCCAGCCTTGTCCTGTCGGAGTCTGCATT ACCATCCTGCGGGAAGACACAAACGGCACCATCCTCCTGTTTGAGCGGAGGTGTCACATCGCTGCCTGTACTGACGACAACTCAGACGGCGTGTTCTCCAGCACGGCCGGGGGAGAGACGGAGTACCAGAAGTGCTGTGATGACGCCGCTAACTGCAACACCATCAGTTATAACGAGCTGAGAGGAACAGCGGCCAGGGCAGTCACCAGCATGGCTGCCGTCTTGATCAGTGTCATCACAGTTTCGGCTCTGTAA